The following are from one region of the Stenotrophomonas lactitubi genome:
- a CDS encoding phospholipase D family protein, whose protein sequence is MAWIYARCGTTIGVMSLRKPLWRRLLRVAAIIIAALLLLVLSGLLLADHLAPQARGEASQVLPLQPAQTPIDRQIMPLQAAHPGQSGVAFLSDGMDAFAARAMITEHAGRSLDLQYYIWHDDLIGHLMAKALYDAAERGVRVRILLDDMNAKDKDALMMALDAHPNIELRLYNPFRNRSGIARTLELVQRAFSVNHRMHNKSWIADGRIAIVGGRNIGEEYFSARSDVNFQDLDLVVAGPAVQQANQIFDDYWNSDAAIPISALATYTDAQLRQLVRQSDLDALHAQAQPYLQRVAESRQRQRASPEPLHWSTQVRILSDPPMKHHGDAHDDWLVTALVRQLQSTRYKALLISPYFVPGSEGLDGLSAMAGRGAQVGVVTNSLAANDVAAVHGGYMGYRVPLLKAGVQLYELKASGQTGDSSLFGSSGASLHTKALLVDDQRGFVGSFNLDPRSAYLNTEMGVLFDDPVLGAQLRAEYLRLASPEHSWWLALGADDELRWLQREPPPHWVEAEPGSSLGKRWTARVISWLPLESQL, encoded by the coding sequence GTGGCGTGGATCTACGCGCGGTGTGGAACTACCATCGGCGTCATGAGTCTGCGCAAACCCCTATGGCGGCGCCTGCTACGCGTCGCCGCGATCATCATCGCCGCCCTGCTTCTGCTGGTCCTGTCCGGCCTGCTGCTGGCCGACCACCTGGCCCCGCAGGCGCGCGGTGAAGCGTCGCAGGTGCTGCCACTGCAGCCTGCGCAGACGCCCATCGATCGACAGATCATGCCCCTGCAGGCTGCCCATCCTGGGCAGTCTGGCGTGGCCTTCCTCAGCGATGGCATGGATGCGTTCGCCGCCCGCGCGATGATCACCGAACATGCCGGCCGCAGCCTGGACCTGCAGTACTACATCTGGCACGACGACCTGATCGGCCACCTGATGGCCAAGGCGCTGTACGACGCTGCCGAACGTGGCGTGCGCGTGCGCATCCTGCTCGATGACATGAACGCCAAGGACAAGGATGCGCTGATGATGGCGCTCGATGCGCATCCCAACATCGAGCTTCGCCTGTACAACCCGTTCCGCAACCGCAGCGGCATCGCCCGCACGCTGGAGCTGGTGCAACGCGCCTTCAGCGTGAACCACCGCATGCACAACAAGAGCTGGATCGCCGATGGGCGCATCGCCATCGTCGGTGGCCGCAACATCGGTGAGGAGTATTTCAGCGCGCGCAGCGACGTGAACTTCCAGGACCTGGACCTGGTGGTGGCCGGCCCGGCCGTGCAGCAGGCCAACCAGATCTTCGACGACTACTGGAACAGCGACGCGGCGATTCCGATCTCGGCGCTGGCGACCTACACCGATGCGCAGCTGCGCCAGCTGGTACGCCAGTCCGATCTGGACGCGCTGCATGCGCAGGCGCAACCGTACCTGCAGCGCGTGGCAGAGTCGCGCCAGCGCCAGCGCGCCAGCCCGGAGCCGCTGCATTGGAGCACGCAGGTACGGATCCTGTCCGATCCACCGATGAAGCATCACGGCGATGCGCATGACGACTGGCTGGTCACCGCGCTGGTCCGGCAGCTGCAGTCGACGCGCTACAAGGCACTGTTGATCTCGCCGTACTTCGTGCCCGGCAGCGAAGGGCTGGACGGCCTTTCGGCGATGGCCGGGCGTGGCGCCCAGGTCGGCGTGGTGACCAACTCACTGGCGGCCAACGATGTGGCTGCCGTGCACGGTGGTTACATGGGCTACCGGGTGCCGCTGCTGAAGGCCGGCGTGCAGCTGTACGAACTGAAGGCGAGCGGCCAGACCGGTGACAGCAGCCTGTTCGGCAGCAGTGGCGCCAGCCTGCACACCAAGGCATTGCTGGTCGACGACCAGCGCGGGTTCGTCGGATCGTTCAACCTCGATCCGCGTTCGGCCTATCTCAACACCGAGATGGGCGTGCTGTTCGACGACCCGGTGCTGGGCGCGCAGCTGCGCGCGGAATACCTGCGCCTGGCCAGCCCGGAACACAGCTGGTGGCTGGCACTGGGCGCTGATGATGAACTGCGCTGGCTGCAGCGCGAGCCGCCACCGCATTGGGTCGAAGCCGAGCCCGGCAGCAGCCTCGGCAAGCGTTGGACGGCGCGGGTGATCAGCTGGTTACCGCTGGAATCGCAGCTGTAA
- a CDS encoding HDOD domain-containing protein, giving the protein MTAAWWRSVLRWLSQLTGQAPARLAAAPRQAVAAAAASLQGDALPAAEVAAHLQRGLHALALYPRLAGEPTAVSASGLAEAVDRALQDRDWATRQLPRRPQLLPQLIQTVNDDVASARVMAAIIGQDPVLTGNLLRIANSPAYKVHERPVESLQRAVTLVGTEGVRQIISAVLVQPVMQVQCEVFPQFSSIIWEHALLASRAAADHARTVTFGDAFAAQWLGLVQGLGAALVMRQLLQEAQARGEEVEPALALQLLQQWSLPLAQRVAAAWELPEPVHQALAPDADGPLADSLRLASAAAAASLLCRHGHASQGRMLALLEQLPAAPPHALRWIWRRLHGRNVETLDESLHGDGEGLAR; this is encoded by the coding sequence ATGACCGCAGCGTGGTGGCGATCTGTGCTGCGTTGGCTGTCGCAGCTGACCGGGCAGGCCCCGGCACGTCTGGCCGCAGCCCCCCGCCAGGCCGTGGCCGCGGCGGCGGCCAGCCTGCAGGGTGACGCCTTGCCGGCGGCCGAGGTCGCCGCTCACCTGCAGCGCGGGCTGCATGCGCTGGCCCTGTATCCGCGTTTGGCCGGCGAACCGACCGCGGTCAGCGCGTCGGGTCTGGCCGAGGCGGTGGACCGCGCGCTGCAGGACCGCGACTGGGCTACCCGGCAGCTGCCGCGGCGCCCGCAACTGCTGCCGCAGCTGATCCAGACGGTCAATGACGACGTTGCATCGGCGCGGGTGATGGCCGCGATCATCGGCCAGGATCCGGTGCTGACCGGCAACCTGCTGCGGATCGCCAACAGCCCGGCCTACAAGGTGCACGAGCGGCCCGTGGAAAGCCTGCAGCGGGCGGTGACCCTGGTCGGCACCGAAGGCGTGCGGCAGATCATCAGTGCAGTGCTGGTGCAGCCGGTGATGCAGGTGCAGTGCGAGGTGTTCCCGCAGTTCAGTTCGATCATATGGGAGCACGCGCTGCTGGCTTCGCGCGCGGCCGCCGACCACGCGCGCACGGTCACCTTCGGCGATGCCTTCGCTGCGCAATGGCTGGGCCTGGTGCAGGGCCTGGGCGCAGCGCTGGTCATGCGGCAACTGCTGCAGGAAGCGCAGGCACGCGGCGAAGAGGTGGAGCCGGCGCTGGCCCTGCAGTTGCTGCAGCAGTGGTCACTACCGCTGGCACAGCGGGTGGCTGCCGCCTGGGAACTGCCCGAGCCGGTGCATCAGGCCCTGGCGCCTGACGCTGACGGTCCGCTGGCCGACAGCCTGCGACTGGCCAGCGCCGCTGCGGCGGCCAGCCTGCTGTGCCGGCACGGGCATGCCAGCCAGGGCCGCATGCTGGCCTTGCTGGAACAGCTGCCGGCAGCGCCGCCGCACGCCCTGCGCTGGATCTGGCGGCGCCTGCACGGGCGCAATGTGGAAACCCTGGACGAGAGCCTGCACGGCGATGGCGAAGGGCTCGCCCGCTGA
- a CDS encoding Glu/Leu/Phe/Val dehydrogenase dimerization domain-containing protein, translating into MLFETLATTGHEQVVFCHNQDAGLRAIIAIHNTTLGPALGGVRMRPYASTDDALADVLRLSRTMTYKNALAGLNVGGGKAVIIGDPKVDKTEVLFRAFGRYVDSLGGRYITAEDVGTDVNDMENIYLESQFVTGVHQVHGGSGDPAPFTAYGALQALMASMRFKFGHEEVGKTSIAVQGLGHIGMELVKLLRDRGAKLYVTDLDSALVDRAVNDFGAEAVKPDEIHEVNADVFAPCALEGAINADTLPRIKAKIICGTANNQLSSLEIGDELHARGILYAPDYAVNAGGVMNVSLEIDGYNRERAMRLIRSIYHNLTRIFELSQRENIAPQRAADRIAEARILSIGKLKMPLGRSTPRLGNLRGG; encoded by the coding sequence ATGCTATTCGAAACCCTCGCAACCACCGGCCACGAACAGGTGGTGTTCTGCCACAACCAGGATGCCGGCCTGCGGGCGATCATCGCCATCCACAACACCACCCTGGGCCCCGCCCTGGGCGGGGTGCGCATGCGCCCTTACGCCAGCACCGACGATGCGCTGGCCGATGTGCTGCGGCTGAGCCGCACGATGACCTACAAGAATGCGCTGGCCGGTCTCAATGTCGGTGGCGGCAAGGCGGTGATCATCGGCGACCCCAAGGTCGACAAGACCGAAGTGCTGTTCCGCGCCTTCGGCCGCTACGTCGATTCGCTGGGCGGTCGCTACATCACCGCCGAGGATGTCGGTACCGACGTCAACGACATGGAGAACATCTACCTGGAGAGCCAGTTCGTCACCGGCGTGCACCAGGTCCATGGCGGCTCGGGAGATCCGGCCCCGTTCACCGCCTATGGCGCGCTGCAGGCGCTGATGGCCTCGATGCGCTTCAAGTTCGGCCATGAGGAAGTGGGCAAGACCAGCATCGCGGTGCAGGGCCTGGGCCATATCGGCATGGAACTGGTGAAGCTGCTGCGCGACCGTGGCGCCAAGCTGTATGTCACCGATCTGGACAGCGCGCTGGTGGATCGTGCGGTCAACGACTTCGGCGCCGAGGCCGTCAAGCCGGACGAGATCCACGAAGTGAACGCCGATGTGTTCGCGCCGTGTGCGCTGGAAGGCGCGATCAACGCCGACACCCTGCCGCGGATCAAGGCGAAGATCATCTGTGGCACCGCCAACAACCAGCTGTCCAGCCTGGAGATCGGCGACGAACTGCATGCGCGCGGCATCCTGTATGCGCCTGACTACGCGGTCAACGCCGGTGGCGTGATGAACGTGTCGCTGGAAATCGACGGTTACAACCGCGAGCGCGCGATGCGGCTGATCCGCAGCATCTACCACAACCTGACGCGCATCTTCGAACTGTCGCAGCGCGAGAACATCGCCCCGCAGCGCGCCGCCGACCGGATCGCCGAAGCGCGCATCCTGTCGATCGGCAAGCTGAAGATGCCGCTGGGCCGCAGCACGCCGCGCCTGGGCAATCTGCGCGGCGGCTGA
- a CDS encoding autotransporter serine protease: MERKTMGRSVLASALAVALSACGGGGGGSNVRIDPPPVTPPVTPPVTPPPASKPLEPAVDAHLAQTNARAAQATGVTGRGVRIGIVDSGVLRNAEALNGRVVANLNYIDPSRNNLNVDDVLGHGTAVASLAAGASVGVWPGGIAPGAEIVSARIISDTTPQDDGSGKGNSFSGTLGVAGVHQDLIGYGVKVMNNSWGGLYWTDLGTTAQVAAEYRPFIINHGGLVVFAAGNEGRDQPSSVAALPSQRGLGGSLPAADLEKGWLVATAIDPNKPGERAPWANACGDAARYCLTAPGSAVFPEPGTGKYLWNYGTSFAAPLISGAAALVWQRYPYFDNDLVRQTLLGTATDIGAPGVDPIYGYGLLNVGKAVNGPGRFDWGDVTVNVDAPSSGSIWSNDIAGAGGLVKRGDGRLELSGNNSYSGDTRIERGSLALRGGAVIRSNVSISGAGGVSMAGLQFMPGTPRVIGNVDNGASVVLINANTTATIEGNYSQRPDARLIVALGVNALQVTGTARLAGGVVVDGIVSGYVPQVGSRQGLIHANGGINGTFTTPVSNTGANGLTLLQAQYGYGSNDAWMDLTQLSVSAAASGLGANAQASALRVESAFTALDHNANLQGSAFGTAAGALQRTAGGTEGLSASLESLSGQAHARAEASTFDSVDMSRRAVAERFDRVQAAPKLRGAWQSALGEAGQGSFAGNAADSQGWMAGQDVALGSNGLLGMAFGETRSNGGSNFSGDRGRDRQTQAQLYAGWNLGRGYALAQFGTGQFTRELDRQLLLGAGAYGVSARYGGRFSSASVEGGYRFGRIGASLTPYLGASSTRLDTDGFSEQGGFGFGLRGEASRAQRSEMLAGLRGERQWGRWTLRGHAEWQQRLDGSEQAWQASFVGVDAWAPLAGVDAPRGSALFGLALESWWGRNGRLSLGIDQRVGGNDARQAALRYSTGF; encoded by the coding sequence ATGGAACGTAAGACGATGGGAAGGTCGGTCCTGGCATCGGCGCTGGCGGTGGCGCTGTCGGCGTGTGGCGGTGGAGGGGGCGGCAGCAACGTGCGCATCGACCCGCCACCGGTTACGCCACCGGTAACGCCCCCGGTCACCCCGCCTCCCGCGTCCAAGCCGCTGGAGCCGGCGGTGGATGCGCATCTGGCACAGACCAACGCGCGTGCCGCACAGGCCACTGGCGTGACCGGCCGCGGCGTGCGCATCGGCATTGTCGATTCGGGCGTGCTGCGCAACGCCGAGGCACTGAACGGACGGGTAGTGGCCAACCTCAACTACATCGACCCGAGCCGCAACAATCTCAACGTCGATGACGTGCTTGGCCATGGCACGGCCGTCGCCAGCCTGGCTGCCGGTGCATCGGTGGGTGTCTGGCCCGGAGGCATCGCACCGGGTGCGGAGATCGTCTCGGCGCGCATCATTTCCGACACCACGCCCCAGGATGACGGCAGCGGAAAGGGCAACTCCTTCAGCGGCACGCTGGGCGTGGCCGGGGTCCACCAGGACCTGATCGGCTACGGCGTGAAGGTGATGAACAATTCCTGGGGCGGCCTGTACTGGACCGACCTCGGCACCACCGCGCAGGTCGCGGCCGAATACCGCCCCTTCATCATCAACCACGGCGGCCTGGTGGTGTTCGCCGCAGGCAACGAGGGGCGCGACCAGCCCAGCAGCGTGGCCGCGTTGCCCAGCCAGCGTGGCCTCGGCGGATCGCTGCCCGCAGCCGATCTGGAAAAAGGCTGGCTGGTGGCCACCGCGATCGATCCGAACAAGCCGGGTGAGCGTGCCCCCTGGGCCAATGCCTGTGGCGACGCCGCGCGTTACTGCCTGACCGCTCCCGGCAGCGCGGTGTTCCCCGAACCGGGTACCGGCAAGTATCTGTGGAACTACGGCACATCCTTCGCCGCGCCGCTGATCTCCGGCGCTGCGGCGCTGGTCTGGCAGCGCTACCCGTACTTCGACAACGACCTGGTGCGGCAGACCCTGCTCGGCACGGCCACCGACATCGGTGCGCCGGGCGTCGATCCGATCTACGGCTACGGCCTGCTCAACGTCGGCAAGGCGGTGAACGGTCCCGGCCGCTTCGACTGGGGCGATGTCACGGTCAATGTCGACGCGCCATCCTCGGGCTCGATCTGGAGCAACGACATCGCAGGCGCTGGCGGCCTGGTCAAGCGCGGCGATGGCCGGCTGGAGCTGAGTGGCAACAACAGCTACAGCGGCGATACCCGCATCGAGCGCGGCAGCCTGGCCCTGCGGGGCGGGGCAGTGATCCGTTCCAACGTCAGCATCTCTGGTGCCGGCGGTGTCTCAATGGCTGGCCTGCAGTTCATGCCGGGCACGCCGCGGGTGATCGGCAACGTCGACAACGGCGCCAGCGTGGTGCTGATCAACGCCAACACCACCGCGACCATCGAAGGTAATTACAGCCAGCGTCCGGATGCGCGGCTGATCGTCGCGCTGGGCGTGAACGCGCTGCAGGTGACCGGCACCGCACGGCTGGCCGGCGGCGTGGTGGTCGATGGCATCGTTTCCGGTTACGTGCCGCAGGTCGGCAGCCGGCAAGGGCTGATCCATGCCAACGGCGGTATCAACGGTACGTTCACCACACCGGTATCCAACACCGGCGCCAACGGCCTGACCCTGCTGCAGGCACAGTACGGCTATGGCAGCAACGACGCGTGGATGGACCTGACCCAGCTCAGTGTTTCTGCCGCTGCGTCCGGTCTGGGCGCCAATGCACAGGCATCGGCACTGCGGGTGGAGTCGGCATTCACCGCGCTGGACCACAACGCGAATCTGCAGGGTTCGGCGTTCGGTACGGCCGCCGGCGCGCTGCAGCGTACGGCGGGCGGGACCGAGGGCCTGTCGGCGAGCCTGGAAAGCCTGTCCGGACAGGCGCATGCGCGCGCTGAAGCGTCGACCTTCGACAGTGTGGACATGTCGCGCCGTGCGGTTGCCGAGCGCTTCGACCGCGTGCAGGCAGCGCCGAAGCTGCGTGGTGCCTGGCAGAGCGCGCTGGGCGAAGCCGGTCAGGGCAGCTTTGCCGGCAACGCCGCCGACAGCCAGGGCTGGATGGCAGGCCAGGACGTGGCATTGGGCAGCAATGGTCTGCTGGGCATGGCCTTCGGCGAAACCCGCAGCAACGGCGGCAGCAACTTCAGTGGTGATCGTGGCCGCGACCGCCAGACGCAGGCACAGCTGTACGCCGGCTGGAACCTGGGGCGTGGCTATGCGCTGGCCCAGTTCGGCACTGGTCAGTTCACCCGTGAGCTGGACCGCCAGTTGCTGCTGGGTGCCGGTGCCTACGGTGTGTCCGCGCGCTACGGCGGGCGTTTCAGCAGTGCCAGCGTCGAAGGCGGCTATCGTTTCGGGCGCATCGGTGCGTCGTTGACCCCGTACCTGGGGGCCAGCAGCACGCGCCTGGATACCGATGGCTTCAGCGAGCAGGGTGGCTTCGGCTTCGGCCTGCGCGGTGAGGCGTCACGTGCACAGCGCAGCGAGATGCTGGCGGGCCTGCGCGGCGAGCGGCAGTGGGGTCGTTGGACCCTGCGCGGCCATGCCGAATGGCAACAACGGCTGGATGGCAGTGAGCAGGCCTGGCAGGCAAGCTTCGTCGGCGTTGATGCCTGGGCGCCGTTGGCCGGTGTCGACGCACCGCGGGGCAGTGCCTTGTTCGGCCTGGCGCTGGAATCATGGTGGGGCCGCAATGGCCGCCTGAGCCTGGGTATCGACCAGCGCGTGGGTGGCAATGATGCACGGCAGGCGGCGCTGCGCTACAGCACTGGCTTCTGA
- a CDS encoding thiolase family protein, with the protein MSNIVIAAAKRTAIGSFLGQFNGVPTPTLGAAAIAAALEQSGVPASDVSEVLMGCVLPANLGQAPARQAAIAAGIPLSVGATTLNKVCGSGMKAIMLGHDLIKAGSAKVVVAGGMESMSNAPHLLPNSRTGNRFGNFQAVDHMAHDGLVNAYDGKAMGEFAECAVDKYQFTREEQDAYSIESVKRAQAAQANGAFADEIVAVKVATRKGEVEVASDEQPGRSDIAKIPTLRPAFKKDGSVTAASSSSISDGAAAVVLLTEEDAAARGLQPLARIVGHATHSQEPEWFTTAPIGAIHTLLEKTGWSLDQIDLFEINEAFAVVAMAPMRELGIPHDKLNVNGGACALGHPIGASGARLVVTLVNALRTRGGKRGIATLCIGGGEATAIAIELI; encoded by the coding sequence ATGTCCAACATCGTCATCGCCGCCGCCAAGCGCACCGCCATCGGCTCCTTCCTCGGCCAGTTCAACGGCGTTCCGACCCCGACCCTCGGCGCGGCCGCCATCGCCGCCGCGCTGGAACAGTCGGGCGTTCCTGCCAGCGACGTCTCCGAAGTCCTGATGGGCTGCGTGCTGCCGGCCAATCTCGGCCAGGCGCCTGCCCGCCAGGCAGCGATCGCCGCCGGCATCCCGCTGTCGGTCGGCGCGACCACCCTCAACAAGGTCTGTGGTTCGGGCATGAAGGCCATCATGCTCGGCCATGACCTGATCAAGGCCGGTTCGGCCAAGGTCGTGGTCGCCGGCGGCATGGAATCGATGTCCAACGCCCCGCATCTGCTGCCCAATTCGCGCACCGGCAACCGGTTCGGCAACTTCCAGGCCGTGGACCACATGGCCCACGACGGCCTGGTCAACGCCTATGACGGCAAGGCCATGGGCGAATTCGCCGAATGCGCCGTGGACAAGTACCAGTTCACCCGCGAAGAGCAGGACGCTTACTCCATCGAATCGGTCAAGCGCGCACAGGCGGCCCAGGCCAACGGCGCCTTCGCCGACGAAATCGTTGCGGTGAAGGTCGCCACCCGCAAGGGTGAAGTCGAGGTCGCCAGCGACGAACAGCCCGGCCGTTCGGACATCGCCAAGATCCCGACCCTGCGCCCGGCCTTCAAGAAGGACGGCAGCGTGACCGCCGCCAGTTCCTCCAGCATTTCCGATGGCGCCGCCGCCGTGGTCCTGCTGACCGAAGAAGATGCTGCCGCACGCGGCCTGCAGCCGCTGGCGCGCATCGTCGGCCATGCCACCCATTCGCAGGAACCGGAGTGGTTCACCACCGCCCCGATCGGCGCCATCCACACCCTGCTGGAGAAGACCGGCTGGTCGCTGGACCAGATCGATCTGTTCGAAATCAACGAGGCCTTTGCCGTGGTGGCGATGGCACCGATGCGCGAACTGGGCATCCCGCACGACAAGCTCAACGTGAATGGCGGTGCCTGCGCGCTGGGCCATCCCATCGGTGCCTCCGGCGCACGCCTGGTGGTCACCCTGGTCAACGCATTGCGCACGCGCGGCGGCAAGCGCGGCATTGCCACCCTGTGCATCGGCGGCGGCGAAGCGACGGCTATCGCCATCGAGTTGATCTGA
- a CDS encoding acyl-CoA dehydrogenase family protein, which translates to MSGPSFNSSAPYETHVVLNQPPPFAGRQLWTDDIALMEAVQREGAAAFAPRLAVYGGLAGDELYRIGFDANRDRPRLRTHDAQGHRIDTVEFHPAYHQLMQTAKEHGVAGLSWHEPQPGAHVARAALSYLHHQAEAGTSCPLTMTHAAVAVLRGQPHLAEWSRKAAAPVYDPRDVPVADKAGITLGMGMTEKQGGSDVRANTTRAEPIDGERYRLVGHKWFFSAPMCDGFLVLAQAPAGLTCLLMPRRLADGDRNAFRLMRLKDKLGDWANASSEVEFCGAQAWRVGEEGRGVATIIGMVMMTRLDCMLGAAAEMRMALAQALHHARHRRTFGKPLMDHPLMTNVLADLALESEAATVLAMRIARAVDHAGSDASEAALARLGTALGKYWICKRAPAFVNEAQECLGGAGYVEESMLPRLYRQAPLNSIWEGSGNIQCLDVLRALAREPEVLAALRGELEAVADRDARYAAALQQWRDAAAPEEAQARVLCERTALLLQAALLLRARSPMAEAFIRSRLQGEHGLAFGTLPAGVDVAGMLARALP; encoded by the coding sequence ATGAGTGGACCGAGCTTCAACAGCAGCGCTCCCTACGAAACCCACGTGGTGCTCAACCAGCCGCCACCGTTCGCCGGTCGCCAGTTGTGGACCGACGACATCGCACTGATGGAGGCCGTGCAGCGCGAGGGTGCGGCAGCGTTCGCGCCACGCCTGGCGGTGTACGGAGGGTTGGCTGGCGACGAGCTGTACCGCATCGGCTTCGACGCCAACCGCGACCGCCCACGCCTTCGCACGCACGATGCGCAGGGCCATCGCATCGATACCGTGGAATTCCATCCGGCGTACCACCAGCTGATGCAGACGGCGAAGGAGCATGGCGTTGCAGGACTGTCCTGGCATGAGCCGCAGCCCGGCGCCCATGTCGCGCGCGCTGCACTGAGCTACCTGCACCACCAGGCCGAGGCAGGCACCAGCTGCCCGCTGACCATGACCCATGCCGCAGTGGCCGTGCTGCGCGGGCAGCCGCATCTGGCCGAGTGGTCGCGCAAGGCCGCTGCACCGGTATACGACCCGCGTGATGTGCCGGTGGCCGACAAGGCCGGCATCACCCTGGGCATGGGCATGACCGAGAAGCAGGGCGGCTCGGACGTGCGCGCCAACACCACCCGCGCCGAACCCATCGATGGCGAGCGCTATCGACTGGTCGGGCACAAGTGGTTCTTCTCCGCACCGATGTGCGATGGCTTCCTGGTACTGGCGCAGGCGCCGGCCGGATTGACCTGCCTGTTGATGCCACGGCGGCTGGCCGACGGCGATCGCAATGCGTTCCGCCTGATGCGCTTGAAGGACAAGCTGGGCGACTGGGCCAACGCCTCCAGTGAAGTGGAGTTCTGCGGTGCGCAGGCCTGGCGGGTGGGCGAGGAAGGGCGTGGCGTGGCCACCATCATCGGCATGGTGATGATGACCCGGCTGGACTGCATGCTGGGCGCTGCGGCGGAAATGCGCATGGCGCTGGCACAGGCGCTGCATCACGCGCGGCATCGACGCACCTTTGGCAAGCCACTGATGGACCATCCGCTGATGACCAACGTGCTGGCCGATCTGGCGCTGGAATCGGAAGCCGCCACGGTGCTGGCGATGCGTATCGCGCGCGCGGTCGATCACGCCGGCAGCGATGCGTCCGAGGCCGCGCTTGCGCGGCTGGGTACGGCATTGGGCAAGTACTGGATATGCAAGCGTGCGCCTGCGTTCGTCAATGAAGCACAGGAATGCCTGGGCGGTGCCGGCTACGTGGAGGAATCGATGTTGCCGCGGCTGTACCGGCAGGCGCCGTTGAATTCGATCTGGGAGGGCAGCGGCAACATCCAGTGCCTGGATGTGCTGCGCGCGCTGGCGCGCGAACCGGAGGTGCTGGCGGCACTGCGCGGTGAACTGGAGGCGGTGGCCGACCGTGATGCGCGCTATGCGGCGGCGCTGCAGCAGTGGCGCGATGCGGCGGCACCGGAGGAGGCACAGGCGCGGGTGTTGTGCGAACGCACGGCCTTGCTGCTGCAGGCGGCGTTGTTGCTGCGTGCACGCAGTCCGATGGCAGAAGCATTCATCCGCAGCCGGCTGCAGGGCGAACATGGGTTGGCGTTCGGCACGCTGCCGGCCGGGGTGGATGTGGCGGGGATGCTGGCGCGCGCGCTGCCGTAG
- a CDS encoding ligase-associated DNA damage response exonuclease, with the protein MAGNDDLVVLRPEGLYCAAGDFHIDPWRPVPRAVITHGHGDHARPGMGEYHCSTGSVPILRWRLGDVPLHAHAEGVPFALGRVQVSLHPAGHVLGSSQVRIDDGEQVWVASGDYKRQPDPTCTPFEVVPCDTFITEATFALPIYRWPDTRAVAAEIAAWRRECAQRGEAAVLLCYALGKAQRVLAELRAVDDQPAWLHGAIANGVAVYRQAGVPMLDTLTVAEQGRQPDAAGQLILAPPSAAGTPWLRRFGRHQLGFASGWMQLRGNRRRRNVDRGFVISDHADWPALLQTITQTGARRIIATHGNTDALIPYLRERGIAAEAFRTDFGGEE; encoded by the coding sequence ATGGCAGGCAATGACGATCTGGTGGTACTGCGGCCGGAAGGGCTGTACTGCGCGGCAGGCGATTTCCATATCGATCCCTGGCGGCCGGTACCGCGCGCGGTCATCACCCATGGCCATGGCGATCATGCGCGACCCGGCATGGGTGAGTACCACTGCAGCACCGGCAGCGTGCCGATCCTGCGCTGGCGCCTGGGCGATGTGCCGCTGCACGCGCATGCCGAGGGCGTGCCGTTCGCGCTGGGCCGGGTGCAGGTATCGCTGCATCCAGCCGGTCACGTGCTCGGCTCATCGCAGGTGCGCATCGACGACGGCGAGCAGGTCTGGGTGGCATCGGGCGACTACAAGCGGCAACCCGATCCCACCTGCACACCGTTCGAAGTGGTGCCCTGCGATACCTTCATCACCGAAGCGACCTTTGCGCTGCCGATCTATCGCTGGCCCGATACCCGCGCAGTGGCGGCCGAGATCGCCGCCTGGCGTCGCGAGTGTGCGCAGCGTGGGGAAGCGGCCGTGCTGCTCTGTTATGCACTGGGCAAGGCGCAACGTGTGCTTGCCGAGCTGCGCGCGGTGGATGACCAGCCTGCCTGGCTGCATGGCGCCATCGCCAACGGCGTCGCCGTCTATCGCCAGGCCGGTGTACCGATGCTCGACACGCTCACGGTTGCCGAGCAGGGACGTCAGCCCGATGCCGCAGGCCAGCTGATCCTGGCGCCGCCCTCGGCCGCCGGCACGCCCTGGCTGCGCCGGTTCGGCCGCCACCAGCTCGGCTTCGCCTCGGGCTGGATGCAGTTGCGCGGCAACCGCCGCCGCCGCAACGTCGACCGTGGCTTCGTGATCTCCGACCATGCCGACTGGCCTGCGTTGCTGCAGACCATCACGCAGACCGGGGCGCGGAGGATCATCGCCACCCACGGCAACACCGATGCGCTGATTCCGTACCTGCGCGAACGCGGCATTGCCGCCGAAGCCTTCCGCACCGATTTCGGAGGCGAGGAATGA